One Anaerolineae bacterium DNA segment encodes these proteins:
- a CDS encoding DegV family protein: MAILKVLADSVCDVPAEVARQLDITLIPAVVVMDGQSYLDDGVQLTREAFYARMPSLSQLPTTSACPLGVTREMIARKAAEADHLILIAAPARLSAIYNTFYLAAEEVVPGRYTLIDSGQVTMGAGFQVIQAAEMAAAGASAAKIALTLARMRPRVHVFGALNTLENLRRSGRVGWVTAIAGRLLQIKPVVQLTEGNVKSLDNVRTFKRAAARLVELARQYAPLERLAILHTNNQVMAEELCDTLADVTPPGDTLIVNVNPALGTHVGTAALGLALVTAG, translated from the coding sequence GTGGCAATCCTGAAAGTGCTGGCGGATAGCGTGTGCGATGTACCGGCGGAGGTAGCCAGGCAGCTGGATATCACCCTGATTCCGGCTGTTGTGGTTATGGATGGCCAGAGCTACCTGGATGATGGTGTGCAGCTCACGCGGGAGGCGTTTTACGCCAGGATGCCCAGCCTGTCGCAACTTCCAACCACCTCGGCCTGTCCGCTGGGTGTGACGCGGGAGATGATCGCCCGCAAGGCAGCCGAAGCCGATCACCTGATCCTGATTGCCGCCCCGGCCCGTCTGAGCGCCATCTACAACACCTTTTACCTGGCGGCGGAGGAAGTTGTGCCGGGCCGCTATACCCTGATCGACTCCGGGCAGGTGACTATGGGAGCTGGCTTCCAGGTGATTCAGGCAGCGGAGATGGCTGCCGCCGGGGCGAGTGCCGCGAAGATCGCATTAACGCTGGCGCGGATGCGCCCTCGTGTTCATGTCTTTGGGGCGCTCAACACGCTGGAGAATCTGCGTCGTAGCGGGCGGGTCGGCTGGGTAACGGCTATCGCGGGGCGCTTGTTGCAGATCAAACCGGTCGTCCAGTTGACCGAAGGCAATGTAAAATCTCTGGATAACGTCCGCACATTCAAACGGGCGGCTGCCCGGCTGGTGGAACTAGCCCGGCAATACGCGCCGCTGGAGCGGCTGGCCATCCTGCACACGAACAATCAGGTGATGGCCGAGGAACTGTGCGATACACTGGCGGATGTTACTCCGCCCGGCGACACGCTGATTGTCAATGTGAACCCGGCTCTGGGCACGCACGTTGGGACCGCCGCGCTGGGCCTGGCGCTGGTAACGGCGGGATAG
- a CDS encoding DegV family protein, producing MAKVSIVTDSSAQFLDPAFVSQHDITVIPATIRLGEQTFREGVDLDAEGFFRRVLAEGAPPPILEAPTVAEYVELFGRLGEQADHILVLPMASGLSQSYRNAQTAAEIMRGRSDIVVIDSLTASVGLAFLVETAIQAVESNASLESVVRIVRAAVPRVYSVFYVETLEYLFRGNLIGEAQAILGKILGIKPFLTIEDGCLVPMEKVRTRAQAVDKLLEFVTEFADIQQLVIVQNTTQITEQTRLIQDRLALEFGERDFPVVVYGPSLAAHLGPDGVGIVICEAEEEA from the coding sequence TTGGCTAAAGTCAGTATTGTTACCGATAGCTCGGCGCAGTTTCTCGATCCGGCGTTTGTTAGTCAGCATGATATCACGGTGATCCCGGCGACCATTCGCCTGGGAGAACAGACCTTCCGGGAAGGCGTCGATCTGGACGCCGAAGGCTTCTTTCGGCGCGTGCTTGCTGAAGGGGCGCCACCTCCCATCCTGGAAGCGCCCACAGTGGCTGAGTATGTGGAACTCTTCGGGAGGCTGGGCGAACAGGCCGATCACATTCTCGTCCTGCCGATGGCCAGCGGCCTGAGCCAGTCGTACCGTAATGCGCAGACGGCTGCGGAGATCATGCGCGGACGCTCGGACATTGTGGTCATCGATTCGCTGACGGCTTCGGTGGGGCTGGCCTTTCTGGTGGAAACAGCGATCCAGGCGGTGGAAAGCAATGCGTCACTGGAAAGCGTGGTGCGGATTGTGCGCGCGGCGGTGCCGCGAGTTTACAGCGTGTTTTATGTGGAAACGCTGGAGTATCTCTTCCGTGGCAATCTGATCGGCGAAGCGCAGGCGATCCTGGGAAAAATCCTGGGTATCAAGCCCTTCCTGACCATTGAAGATGGCTGCCTGGTGCCTATGGAAAAAGTGCGGACGCGCGCCCAGGCGGTCGACAAATTGCTGGAGTTTGTGACCGAATTCGCCGATATCCAGCAGTTGGTGATTGTGCAGAACACCACCCAGATCACCGAGCAAACCCGCCTGATCCAGGATCGGCTGGCCCTGGAATTCGGCGAGCGGGACTTTCCGGTGGTGGTATACGGCCCTTCCCTGGCTGCTCACCTCGGCCCGGATGGGGTAGGGATTGTGATTTGCGAGGCTGAAGAAGAGGCGTAA